Part of the Vigna angularis cultivar LongXiaoDou No.4 chromosome 1, ASM1680809v1, whole genome shotgun sequence genome, TTGAATGGAAGCCTCCCTGAGAGCATATTCAACTGCACTTCTTTGTTGGGTATTGCTTTTAATTTCAACAATCTTACTGGCAGAATCCCATCAAACATTGGGAATCTAGTTAACCTTGTACAGATTGCAGGTTTTGGAAATAATTTGGTAGGATCTATACCTTTTTCCGTAGGTCAGTTAGGAGCTTTGCGAGTTCTTGATTTTAGCCAAAACAAGTTGTCAGGTGTAATACCTCGAGAGATTGGAAACCTGAAAAAATTAGAATACCTTGAATTGTTCCAAAATTCCTTGACTGGGAAAATTCCTTTTGAGCTTGGTAAGTGTAGCAATCTTTCAAGCCTTGAGTTATCCGATAATCAGCTTATTGGAAGTATTCCTCCTGAGCTAGGAAATTTAGATAAGTTGGAGAAATTGAAGTTACACAAGAATAATTTGAATTCCACCATCCCTTCAGCCATATTCCAGTTGAAATCATTAACACATCTAGGCCTCTCACAGAATAACTTAGAGGGAACAATATCTTCTGAGATTGGATATATGAACTCCTTGCAGGTTCTAACCCTGCATTTAAACAAGTTAACTGGGGAGATTCCTTCATCAATAACAAACTTGACAAACTTGACATATCTGTCAATGAGCCAGAATCTACTCTCAGGTGAACTTCCTTCCAACTTGGGTGTGCTTCGTAATTTGCAGTTTCTTGTTTTGAACGCAAACCACTTTACTGGATCCATCCCGCCTAGCATTACTAATTGTACTGGACTGGTAAACGTAAGTTTGTCTTTTAATGCTTTAAGTGGTAAAATTCCCGAGGGTTTTTCCAGGGCACCAAATCTTACTTTCCTCTCTCTTACGTCCAACAAAATGACTGGGGAAATCCCGGATGACCTCTATAACTGCTCAAATCTTAGCACTCTAAGTTTGGCAATGAATAATTTCAGTGGATTGATAAAACCAGATATCCAAAACCTGTCTAAACTTCAACGACTACAGTTGAATGTAAATTCTTTCACAGGATCAATTCCACCAGAGATTGGAAACTTGAATCAACTCATTACTCTATCCCTCTCTGAAAATAAGTTTTCAGGTCAAATTCCTCCAGAACTGTCCAAACTTTCTCGCCTTCAGGGGCTCACTCTTCATGCCAATTTATTAGAAGGTAGAATACCTGATAAGCTCTCCGAACTAAAAGGACTAACTGAACTTTTCCTGCATCAAAATAAGTTGGCTGGGCAAATACCTGATACTCTCTCAAAGCTTGAGATGCTTTCCTACCTAGACCTTCATGGCAACAAACTTAATGGGTCCATTCCAAGAAGCATGGGGAAGTTAAATCAACTTTTAGTTTTGGATCTCTCTCACAACCAGCTTACAGGATCAATTCCGGGAGATGTCATTGCAAAGTTAAAAGGCATGCAGATGTATCTCAACCTTTCTTACAATCACTTGGTCGGAAATGTTTCAACTGAGTTGGGCATGCTGGAAATGATACAGGCTATTGACATTTCAAACAATAATCTTTCTGGTTTCATTCCCAAAGCAGTTGCTGGGTGCAGAAATCTGTTTAATCTTGATTTTTCAGGAAACAGTATTTCAGGTCCCATTCCCGCAGAAGCGTTCAGTCACATGGACTTGCTTGAAAGCTTAAACCTCTCAAGGAACCATTTAGACGGTGAAATCCCTAATATACTGGCAGAACTTGATCATCTTAGTTCCCTAGATCTTTCTCAGAATGACTTGAAGGGAATTATTCCTGAAGGCTTTGCCAACCTTTCCAAGTTGGTGCATCTCAACCTTTCCTTCAATCAACTTGAAGGTCCAGTTCCCAAGACCGGAGCATTTGCACAAATCAATGCATCTAGTGTGATGGGAAACCAGGATCTTTGTGGAGCTCAGTTCCTACCGCCATGCAGGAAGACAAAACACTCACTTTCCAAGAAGGGCATAATTATTATTGCTTCACTTGGATCTCTAGCTATACTTCTAGTGGTAGTGATTCTAATCCTCACTCGTGGCACCAAACTCAGAAATTCTAAAGAAAGAGACAGCAGTGTTAATCATGAACCAGACTACAATTCAGCATTGGCACTTAAAAGGTTCAGTACAAAGGAATTGGAGAATGCCACTAGATTTTTCAGTGCGGACAGCATCATTGGTGCTAGCAGTTTGAGCACAGTTTACAAGGGTCAAATGGAAGATGGCCAGGTTGTTGCCATAAAAAGGTTGAATTTGCAACAATTCTCTTCCAATACTGACAAGATCTTCAAGAGAGAAGCCAACACCTTGAGCCAGTTGAGACATAGGAATTTGATCAAAGTACTTGGATATGCCTGGCAGAGTGGGAAAATGAAGGCTTTGGTTCTGGAGTACATGGAAAATGGAAATTTGGATAGCATCATACATGGCAACGGGGTAGATCAGTCTGTGATCTCTAGGTGGACATTATCTGAAAGAGTCCGAGTCTTCATATCTATTGCTGAAGCATTGGATTATTTGCACTCGGGTTATCATATTCCCATTGTGCACTGTGATTTAAAGCCTTCCAACATTCTTTTAGATAGAGACTGGGAAGCTCATGTCAGTGACTTTGGCACAGCTCGAATACTTGGTCTTAATCTACAAGAAGGTAGTACCCTTTCGTCGTCAGCAGCTGTGCAAGGCACAGTTGGCTACATGGCACCAGGTAAAAAAGCCTTTCCTACTTTGCTAATTTCTTATCTTCAACGTACAATATGTTTTTATCACAGTTATTTTCATGGCAGACTTGCACTTCAAATGAATATTTAGTTCTTGTTGGATCTGTAGTAAATCATGCACCCTAGATTGTCATAATCAGCGGAAGTAACATAAAAAAACGCTCTAGGCTTGAACAAGTATTAGTGTCTATTCGCTGTTTTTATTCTATGCATATGAGGCCAAATATGATTGTTCTATTAAGAAAAGGTAGCATCACCAAGActtacatcattacattgacTACATGACCATATTCAGCATAACTATCATCTCAACGCTACCAACAGCTTTTGTTAATGATAAGCTTAACTAACTGACTTCTGTGTAAGGGATAGGCAGAGGCATTTTCTATTAGATTCATATAAGCATGGAGAACCCTATCCCCTTTACATATAACATATTTTCCCTTCTTTGTGCACAAACAGATAGCAACTTTGCCTATAATACACACcctagttttatttaaaatatcgaatataacttttatttgttttcaatcCTCTTAGTTTATTAACTTCGTACACAAAAAGCTTTTTATAAGTTTCATACTCTAAACAAGATATTTCTGGCGTGTAATTCTCAGAATTTGCCTACACGAGGAAAGTGACAACTAAAGCAGATGTGTTCAGCTTTGGTATCATAGTAATGGAGTTCCTAACCAAAAGAAGGCCGACAGGACTCTCGGAAGAGAATGGCTTGCCAATCACTTTGCGTGAATTAGTGGGAAAAGCCCTTGCAGATGGAACAGAACAACTTATGAATATTGTGGATCCTTTGTTGACCTGGAATGTAACAAAAGACTATGATGAAGTGTTGGCAGAGCTCTTTAAGCTATCTCTGTGCTGCACCATACCTGATCCTGAACAGAGACCCAATATGAATGAGGTGTTATCTGCCCTTGTGAAGCTTCAAACAACACTGTCTTGCTAAATGATAAACACCACCAACCAACCAATTCTTGGATCTGcttttagaaaaagaagaaaaattaaatgattccAAATTACCACATAAGTGTTGACTTCAAAAACAGCAAAGCCTTATTGTACCCATGTTAGTTTTCCAGTTATGATGAAATTCATGCAATATTTCTTTAATGGATAACAAATAGACAGGGCAACTTGAGTTTTTAATAAATGCAAGGAAATTATCAGCCATCCTTCGCATATGAATATAACATCTGTTGTCCATTGTTGCATGCTTTTTCTTTGTCACTCCCCTTCCCCACCTTTGCTTTAGATGCAAATGTAACTtgaatatttcattaaaaaatttcacaatTCCACCAGGAAAATTACCGACTACACTGtataataataatcttaaaagaaataagaCGAACTAACAAAACTAAGCAAAAAGTTATATCCAACCCTTGCATTGCGCCCAACTCTCTTCTCATTTACATTACACAGTGATATGTCCTCTCTTAATCGACGGATAATGAAGTTAATGTGAAACGAAAAATAACAAAGTACTTTGAAGTCAATAGCCCAATATTCCAAGGGGCATGGTAAAAGAATCTTCTAAGTTTTGTATCAGTCATAAAGGCTTTGAGCTTCTAGAGAGTTGCATTTTGCATATAACAATTAGAAAGGAGAATACCATAAAGTAGACACCAAGGCTAAAGAGTAATCTGAAAATGGGGTTGCCTCAATTACAGGAAGAATCAGTATGAAGAAATTCTTGAATGGTTGAAGGGAAGTCCAATTCTCTATAAGCACCACCATCAGAAACAAAAGCGGCTTTCCCTAAAAGCAGGTGTGCCAATCTCAAAGGCTCTAGCTTCTCTTGCCCGCCACCATTCAGAAAGTGCTTGATCCACCCATCTAACCTCACCACCTCTTTCCTACACTTTGGCCCTTCCACACCAACAACTTTTGCATAAAATCCACCTTCACAGTGACAAGAACCACAATCATCAAAATTATCATCCCTTTGCTCTTGTTCCTCTGATAATCCCAAAAGCTGCATTAACTGCTCaatgtcatcatcatcatcatcatcatcttcagctTCATTTACAGGAGTAACATGATCTATTTGAGAAGGGTTTTGATAGGTTGCTGGAAATTCTTGGGGAACGGAGAGGAATGCTTGTGGAGGTTCACTGCTGTCTTGGGAGGGACAATTCTGGCTACAATTAGATTGGAGGAATATGGGAGAGCCCAAAGTGCTTTCTTGTATCTGAGATTCTATTGCTGCTGATGTTTGGTCTAATTTTAACCTCTTTTCAACCTGAACAAGCATCAAACTTCagaattcaaaattcattaagAAAAGCATTTTACGATATGGAATTACAATTACGCATGTACACCTGTTTCAGTGAGGAGAAGAAATTGAGATGCGATGACATGATGCGAAAATTGTCGAATTTTGTTTGTTGAACGGAGCAGCGTGGAGCACCAgaaagtattattttatcaCATCCTCGTACACCTTAGAATTGCTTTGaagttatataatattatttttttaagtagtATTTTGAAAGCaaattttgattaaagttatttcagttgaaatataattttgaattcaggagtaatttttttaaagtaagaGTAGACATATAATTATCTAGAATCGCGTagtttaagtaatttaatttgaatttaaaccTACTCCATAAAACAACTGCGGAAGACTGAacatagtttttaaaaatgtttctgGGAATTTTTGAAAATGCATATTCAATTTACAAAACATTTCactaattacaatttattataaGTATTTGCTCGGGGAAATAAAGCCATTCATGGTTATTAACTAATCTTCCCTTAAGATTAAACAACAAGTACATGATTTCTTTATAGGTTAAGTAGacaaattttctaaattataaaataaaaaaattgttttacacGGAAAACCTTTTTATTAAAAGAGACGGAAAAcctttttattaaaagagtatTACAAAGTTACTCCTTGCTCCTAGTTTTCTAAATTTACAATTGTCAAAGCTTTACAAATAAAGTTTACTGACACAACAATAAATGTGTAGAAATTCATTAGCTTTATCTACATAGAGATTCATATTATAGACATATCAAATTCGGTTGTTGAAGCCTCTATTTTATGGTTTATCCATGTGTAAATTTTAGaagtatatttgattttatgttaAGGGGTTGactcaaaataattataaaaaggaTTTTTTTACAAATGATTTTTTATCTTAGTTATAATTcacttaatataaaatataatacagtgacatcattataaatatttttagacttTATATATCGGTTCTAGTTCTAATCGGTATAAAAAGTCTTCACagtaataaaatgataataaaataatacactTTCTATACTAATTATACTTATATTCAGTATAGAAATTGATGTAGTGacattttttgtaatattaaagaAGCTTTCTATACTGCTTAGTTACTATAATTGATATAGAATGTATGTTCTTCTTCTCAACCTTTTCACGCCTCTATTTCACTTCTGAACCTTTTACTACAATGCATGTTTCACCACTCATTGTCACTGCTCCTAAAACGACCAATGTCACCTCACATTGTTGAAGGTTTCATTGTCGGTCGCGTTCGTCATGGTTAGTCACTCCCATCATTGGTGACTCTTTGTTGGTCATGCTTTGGACATTGTTGGTGGCACATTCCCTCCTTCATCTCGTTCTTAACGTTTCATAGTTGGTCGTCGTTGGTGGTGGCGCATTGTAGGTAagctttctatttttttcattacttgtatctttttcaaatttttggtggctatgtaatatttgttaatgttaattattattgaaaCATGTTGTTGAACAATTAGTTTGGTTTGAGGGGGTTGGTTTGGTTTCATAATGTGTTGTAGAACCGAGGGGAGACTAACCTGATAGAAACCGAGGGTGAAACTGATGAAAACCAACACGAGCATGATAAATCCTTTGGACCATAGCGGGCAATGAATGACATAACTGATAGAACAATCAGAATGATATTAAAAGGGTGGAAAATATCGTTCCATAGAAGATTCCATCATCTTAGAAAGGAATACTCAAGTGAAACATTTGGCCCATTTTCACGAAGTCTTCTTCCTGTTTTTGTGAAACTTATGGTTGTCAATGTGACACAACTATTTAAACTAAACCAAATCATTTTCCCATGTAGTTTTGAAACTTATAAACAAGTGAAAACTAGTTGATAAAAACCAAGCATAACTAATACACagtttataaattatgaaactATCTTCCTAGTGAcactttcactctcatttaATTCTATTGTATACTTCACAATAAAGGATGAAGTATCCTCTTCTACATTCTTCTTCAACTTGTTGGCATCAAACAACTTTTTGATGGTTTCCTGGGTAGTTTCAAGTTGCCCTTTCACTATATCGAACTCAataccttttctttttaagCTCTTAGTAATTTCTAAATTGCAACtttcttcctttattttttaGTGATCCTCTTTCAAATCTAACTGTTGTTTGCATAAATTCTCTACTTCAATGGCCATCActtccattttttctttcttttcccttaTTGTCAACTTCAATAATGAATTGGAGttggataaattttatatgCACAACAAATGAATATGAGAATGGGTAGAAAAATTTCTTGAATTTGCAAAGATGAATGTTCTGGACAATAACGAAAGATTATATTATCTCGTGTGATAATTGTTTGAATGAGCGAAAACTACCAACTAAATTCAGGAGCATGTTCTATGTGATGGATTCCTAAAGAGCTACACAAAGTGGACATGGCATGataaattaatagaaatattaagacaaaattgtttataagACTGAACTGTCTAAACACTCTCATATGTTTTGAactttaacaaataacattaaatgacAATGTTATTACAGGAATAACAAAATAGCTGGAATATTGGTGATGCATGAAAATACTTTGTGAAACCGAAATAACTTAAGCAAAGTattagaaaaacatttatgtATAAATAGGACACACCACTAAACGATTCTCAAGTTAAAGCGTCAATGAGAGTCTTGCTAAATGCAAGTGTTATATTGTACCAAACCGTAATCAATCAACTCTCAATATGGTTAGTAGATAAAAGTGTCAAGACAATATTTTTGGAAAGCACGTTGAAAGTCTCAAATGACGTTCCAAAAACTTATGATAGAAAACACCCTGCTAAACGCATATGCTAAATAGAACAGAGAAAACTCTAAAGCGTTTACATAGGCTAGATGATACCATGTGCTAAAAGATTCACTTCATCCAATGGTGAAGTTTTCAATCAATTTCTTGGTATCTTAGTGTGaagcttaaatgataaaatCCTACCTAAACggtagaaaacataaaaaacactTTATTATTCTAAACAcgcattaaatgtcattaaatgttCAACGTTTAAAACCAACAAAATTGATAAGAGAAAAGACATATCTACTATATTCATATCTACTCTACTTTGTAGAGATTGCCTATTACATGTGTTGATAGGGGAAGCTATGTAAAGTTGAACCCATATttcatatatgatttttttatgatgacaacataaatgttttatagtttcttgcacatGGAAAAAATGTTGCTTTTTTATCTTTGTATATGTACTTGAACTATATGTGTTATGCATTCATTGTTTAcaaatgaaattttgatgaaaaCACTTTACAcattgcatatatatatatatatatatgaattaatcAATTACAGAGTTTACATAATCTATTAGATTCATCATATATCAGTACATGCTTAACAATGACAAAACATCaggttttaaccgattacattatgggtataatcgattaaaacttgtagTTATGCCTACACATGTTTACTAAGTGCATTGATATGTTTTGGgtgaaaactttttcaaaatgattaagtttgaaacttaaccgattacactaATTTCTTAATCGGTTAAATTGTGCTTTGATTGAAAACCTTTTTTCAAGAATAACCATAACTATCAcaatggtcatatttttaaatattgtggCATATATGTTTTGGTTCAACAACTTGAATGAATCATATCTTTTATATCTAACATTGTTTGTTGAGATTTCTTACAAGAGCGTCTTACTCTCTTCAAGAATCAAGAATTCATCCATTTGGATATTTTCATCAAGATTCtttgaagaatttgaagaaacaAGTATCCTCTTCAAATTGCAGGtgttatggttgcggagaaaaatGACATGTTAATGCGGATTGTCTAAACATAaaaaagggtgaagaaaagaagttttTCAAGAAGGAGAGAGCTTACCATGCTTAGGAGGATAATCCATCAAGCACCTCTGGTCCAAGTGATTCCAATGAAGAAACCAACTTATGCTTGATGGTAAATACTAATGACACTACAAGCCAAGTTGTTCTAGTTCTGAAACTTGTGAAATTGACTTGCAAAAAAATTTTCTTGAATtacttgatgaatctgaaaagttagatgttgctcataaaaaattatcaaaggAGTTTAAAGAGTtgcaattaaaatttgaataatctttagaagaggaagaaggtttaaaaataaaattttagatctagaaaagaaaaatgtttcagatattgatattcttgaaaatttGCTTGAAGTGACAACGAGAAATAATAATCTTGAAAAACCTATACCTGctaaaaaggtttataaaaataaaagtgttcttaaaagtaagaaccaattTAAAAGAACACATAGGGTATaggttgaaaaaggaacaacttattaTAGGAAACCAAATGTTGTCACatgtttttattgcatgaaaaaggaacacacttctaacaaatgtaaaatcaaacattttgatgttataaagtaattttcCTATAACCTTAAAGGACCCAAAATAAGATTttggggaccaaaactctattgttttgttttgcatgTTAAATTTtctaaaggaaaagaaaactctGGTATCCTAGTAAATTTTAAGAgctttgaaattatttatgaatcTTAGATAT contains:
- the LOC108319408 gene encoding LRR receptor-like serine/threonine-protein kinase FLS2; this translates as MMLSLKISLTTVVVLSIVSIVSHAETSLEVEIEALKAFKNSITGDPSGALADWVDSRNHCNWSGIACDPSSNHVISISLVSLQLQGKISPFLGNISGLQVFDITSNSFTGYIPAELGLNTQLTELTLVDNSLSGPIPPQLGSLKSLQYLDLGNNFLNGSLPESIFNCTSLLGIAFNFNNLTGRIPSNIGNLVNLVQIAGFGNNLVGSIPFSVGQLGALRVLDFSQNKLSGVIPREIGNLKKLEYLELFQNSLTGKIPFELGKCSNLSSLELSDNQLIGSIPPELGNLDKLEKLKLHKNNLNSTIPSAIFQLKSLTHLGLSQNNLEGTISSEIGYMNSLQVLTLHLNKLTGEIPSSITNLTNLTYLSMSQNLLSGELPSNLGVLRNLQFLVLNANHFTGSIPPSITNCTGLVNVSLSFNALSGKIPEGFSRAPNLTFLSLTSNKMTGEIPDDLYNCSNLSTLSLAMNNFSGLIKPDIQNLSKLQRLQLNVNSFTGSIPPEIGNLNQLITLSLSENKFSGQIPPELSKLSRLQGLTLHANLLEGRIPDKLSELKGLTELFLHQNKLAGQIPDTLSKLEMLSYLDLHGNKLNGSIPRSMGKLNQLLVLDLSHNQLTGSIPGDVIAKLKGMQMYLNLSYNHLVGNVSTELGMLEMIQAIDISNNNLSGFIPKAVAGCRNLFNLDFSGNSISGPIPAEAFSHMDLLESLNLSRNHLDGEIPNILAELDHLSSLDLSQNDLKGIIPEGFANLSKLVHLNLSFNQLEGPVPKTGAFAQINASSVMGNQDLCGAQFLPPCRKTKHSLSKKGIIIIASLGSLAILLVVVILILTRGTKLRNSKERDSSVNHEPDYNSALALKRFSTKELENATRFFSADSIIGASSLSTVYKGQMEDGQVVAIKRLNLQQFSSNTDKIFKREANTLSQLRHRNLIKVLGYAWQSGKMKALVLEYMENGNLDSIIHGNGVDQSVISRWTLSERVRVFISIAEALDYLHSGYHIPIVHCDLKPSNILLDRDWEAHVSDFGTARILGLNLQEGSTLSSSAAVQGTVGYMAPEFAYTRKVTTKADVFSFGIIVMEFLTKRRPTGLSEENGLPITLRELVGKALADGTEQLMNIVDPLLTWNVTKDYDEVLAELFKLSLCCTIPDPEQRPNMNEVLSALVKLQTTLSC
- the LOC108319409 gene encoding uncharacterized protein LOC108319409; this translates as MSSHLNFFSSLKQVEKRLKLDQTSAAIESQIQESTLGSPIFLQSNCSQNCPSQDSSEPPQAFLSVPQEFPATYQNPSQIDHVTPVNEAEDDDDDDDDIEQLMQLLGLSEEQEQRDDNFDDCGSCHCEGGFYAKVVGVEGPKCRKEVVRLDGWIKHFLNGGGQEKLEPLRLAHLLLGKAAFVSDGGAYRELDFPSTIQEFLHTDSSCN